The Ignavibacteria bacterium DNA segment CTTATCCAAAAAGCAAAATACTTCTTTGAGCATAAAGTGAAAAAACAAATCAAAAAAATATTAGTGCCGACTGATTTTTCTGAACTTTCATTCGTTGCATTGCCTTACGCTGAAACGTTTGCAGAAATGTTTGATGCTGAAATTATTTTGTTACACGTGATAGATAGCGACCCTACGCTCGCATATCGCACCGTAGATTTAAAATCGGAAACTGTTTTACGGAATTTTGAAATCAACGCAGAGAAAGAGTTAATGCGGATGCGAAAAGAACGCATCGCAAGTACGTGTAACGTTACTGAAATAGTGCGTCGCGGAAATTCGCACAAAGAAATTGTAATGTACGCAAATGAGCATTCGATAGATTTAATCATTGTCGCAACACACGGACGAACAGGTCTTTCGCATATATTAATGGGAAGCGTAGTCGAAAAAGTCATTCGCCATTCCGTTGTTCCTGTGCTAACAGTAAAACCTTCGGAAACGCAAGAACCATTTATGGAAAATGAAAATTGGTAGACATTTTTTCGTTTCACAACGAATTCGAGTTTATTATTTTCCTCTCAAGGGAAATGGTAAAAACATAATTCACAATTCATAGTAACCTTAATTAAGGAAAAAAAATAATTATGAAAAAACTCTTGATGAACACAGTTATTTTCAGCATTCTTTTTGTTGCTTTTACAGGCAATTTCCGCGCGGAAGAAAAGAAAGTAGAAAATAAATTTGTGGGAGTAAAGCAATGCGGAATGTGTCACAAAACAGATAAGCAAGGAAAACAACTTGATATCTGGCAAAAGAGCAAGCACGCAGAAGCGTATAAAGTACTTACCACAGATGAAGCCAATAAAATTGCTAAGGAAAAAGGATTTGATAAACCAGCGGTAGAAGTACCAGAATGTTTATCATGTCATACTGCAGCAAACGGTGTGGATGCCAAACTCATTGATAAAACATTTGATGTGAAAGATGGCGTTCAATGCGAAGCGTGTCACGGCGCAGGTTCTGCTTATAAAAATCTTTCTGTAATGAAAGACAATGCAAAAGCAGTTGCAGCGGGAATGACGGAATATAAAGACAATGCTGCAATCGAGAAATATTGCAAAACTTGTCATAACGAAAAAAGCCCCACGAAGAAAGAATTTAAGTTCGCTGAAATGTGGGAAAAAATAAAGCATCCTGTTCCCAAGGCAGAAGAAAAGAAATAAAAAAAACGTGCTAAGTACTTAGCACGTTTTTTTTGAAATAATTTTCTGGCAAAAGAAGATATCTTCTCTTCTTTTATGAATGTAGCGGGGACAGAAACAAAAGGAAAATTACAACTTTATATCGCATTTTTACAATGAAATTAAAGTAAAAAGGAGACACTATCGCACAGCAATGGCAAATATTTTTACAAAAGCACTTGTACTTCAACAAAATAAAGTTTATATTCTAAGTAGAGACAGATAACAACTGTCTTCCTCTCGACAACCTCCGACAACAAGAAAAATAAGACAAAGAAAGACACCTTCGGTAAATAGCCGGAGGTGTCTCTACGTGGAACTCGTTAAGAGTTTTACACTACACTCCCCCGACAACTCTCGCAAAAAAAGACAACTGACAACTTCTGACAACAAGTAAAATTTAGACAAACAAATTTTATTCGTTTTCATTTGTATAAGTGAAAATGAAATTCACAATTTATTACGGAGGTTTTCCTAATGAAAATCAAACTATCGTTGGGTAGCAATACACTTAATGCCCAGCAGGCAACGCATTTTATGTGCGAATCAGTTGACCTTTCTGAACTCAAAGGTAAAATTACAGAATACAATTACAGTTTAATAACATGGAAAATTGACGAGCAATCGAAAGATGATATATTCAATCGCAAACGGCTCAGCAATAACTTTGAAT contains these protein-coding regions:
- a CDS encoding universal stress protein, translating into MFALIQKAKYFFEHKVKKQIKKILVPTDFSELSFVALPYAETFAEMFDAEIILLHVIDSDPTLAYRTVDLKSETVLRNFEINAEKELMRMRKERIASTCNVTEIVRRGNSHKEIVMYANEHSIDLIIVATHGRTGLSHILMGSVVEKVIRHSVVPVLTVKPSETQEPFMENENW
- a CDS encoding cytochrome C554 produces the protein MNTVIFSILFVAFTGNFRAEEKKVENKFVGVKQCGMCHKTDKQGKQLDIWQKSKHAEAYKVLTTDEANKIAKEKGFDKPAVEVPECLSCHTAANGVDAKLIDKTFDVKDGVQCEACHGAGSAYKNLSVMKDNAKAVAAGMTEYKDNAAIEKYCKTCHNEKSPTKKEFKFAEMWEKIKHPVPKAEEKK